Proteins from a single region of Megachile rotundata isolate GNS110a chromosome 7, iyMegRotu1, whole genome shotgun sequence:
- the LOC100879875 gene encoding uncharacterized protein LOC100879875 → MNDDPREVLAILNSLGFIGITAQQLKAFMKDLKLYRKIKEHERQQRKEEIKKKIMDKQQSMIKEILREHKTHNYSIENTISTNSSSSYVDNSLVKINIKCSSNDKENEKSNSEENFAVTKQKLNIMKSKPEFKEVFDHYNIKSNSVSSHKNDVPRLQSKTTYLKGLEKDVCTKKQHQTKAESDKITRHEKSVPLQSIRPMSAPNILEHEQEHFGSSRTKSTMSTKYSQSGSKSFIRPWRLQPEVRKALSIKKSDPVTMYQKYQQEWKQMSFPGEAKHSSVRWAIREKMLGGDPHPMPVPKKSTSMPMLKRK, encoded by the exons atgaatgacGATCCAAGAGAAGTACTTgctattttaaattcattaggATTTATTGGAATTACTGCTCAACAACTTAAAGCGTTTATGAAAG ATTTGAAGCTGTACaggaaaataaaagaacatGAAAGGCAGCAGAGgaaagaagaaattaaaaagaaaataatggaCAAACAGCAAAGTATGATTAAAGAAATTCTTAGAGAACACAAAAcacacaattattcaattgaaAATACAATATCTACTAATTCTTCTAGTTCTTATGTTGACAATTCTCTTGTaaagataaatataaaatgttcatctaatgataaagaaaatgaaaaatctaaTTCTGAAGAAAATTTTGCAGTaactaaacaaaaattaaatataatgaaatcaAAACCTGAATTTAAAGAGGTATTTGATCATTATAACATTAAATCTAACAGCGTATCTTCTCATAAGAATGATGTACCTCGATTACAAAGTAAAACTACGTATCTTAAAGGTTTGGAAAAAGATGTTTGTACGAAGAAGCAGCATCAAACAAAAGCAGAATCTGATAAAATAACACGTCATGAAAAATCTGTACCTTTACAGTCTATTCGTCCTATGAGTGCTCCAAATATTTTAGAACATGAACAAGAGCACTTTGGAAGTAGTCGAACAAAAAGTACAATGTCTACAAAATATTCTCAATCTGGTTCAAAGTCCT TTATTAGGCCATGGAGACTACAACCAGAAGTTCGAAAAGCTTTAAGTATAAAAAAATCTGATCCTGTTACAATGTATCAAAAATATCAGCAAGAATGGAAACAGATGTCTTTTCCTGGTGAAGCTAAACATTCAAGCGTAAGATGGGCAATTCGTGAAAAAATGTTAGGAGGAGATCCTCATCCCATG cCTGTTCCCAAAAAATCTACGAGTATGCCGATGCTAAAAAGGAAATGA
- the mRpL4 gene encoding mitochondrial ribosomal protein L4 codes for MLMLFRNVITKGQTCLYQAATFCTRVIAEQNSPIISKRDYPDEKFLYQKPREVWIENLDTVERKKLGLVTLHPDVFGAAPRIDIIHQNVQWQRMYRWVCYANTKTRAEVRGGGRKPWRQKGTGRARHGSIRSPLWRGGGVAHGPRSPTPHFYMLPFFTRVAGLTCTLSVKLAQDDLYIINELEIPTNDSAYIKELIEARHWGPSVLFVDSEDIMAPNITEATDEIKHVNLMPAYGLNVYSMLKHDTLVLTERAARLIEDKILYNLHRPDNRKLMQKFKLNQN; via the exons atgttaatgttaTTTAGAAATGTCATTACAAAAGGACAAACATGTTTGTATCAAGCGGCAACATTTTGTACGAGAGTCATTGCAGAACAAAACAGTCCAATTATTTCTAAACGCGATTACCCGGATGAAAAGTTTTTGTATCAAAAACCTCGAGAAGTATGGATAGAAAATTTAGACACTGTTGAAAGGAAGAAATTGGGTCTCGTAACTTTACATCCGGATGTTTTTGGAGCAGCTCCGCGAATAGATATCATTCATCAAAATGTTCAATGGCAAAGAATGTATCGCTGGGTg tgTTATGCAAATACAAAAACTCGTGCAGAAGTAAGAGGTGGTGGTCGCAAGCCATGGAGACAAAAAGGAACAGGACGTGCACGCCATGGAAGTATACGTTCACCACTATGGAGAGGAGGTGGTGTTGCACATGGGCCTCGGTCACCAACACCTCATTTCTACATGCTCCCCTTTTTCACTCGTGTAGCTGGACTTACATGTACATTATCTGTTAAACTTGCTCAAGATGATTTGTACATTATTAATGAATTAGAAATTCCAACAAATGATTCTGCATACATTAAAGAATTAATAGAAGCAAGACACTGGGGTCCTTCTGTACTTTTTGTTGATTCTGAAGATATCATGGCTCCAAATATAACAGAAGCTACAGATGAAATAAAGCATGTGAATTTAATGCCTGCATATG GACTAAATGTTTACAGTATGTTAAAACATGATACTTTAGTTCTCACCGAAAGAGCTGCACGCTTAATCGaagataaaatattgtataatttacATAGACCTGATAATCGGAAATTAATGCAAAAGTTTAAATTGAATCagaattag
- the LOC100875395 gene encoding DNA replication complex GINS protein PSF1: MFGRKACKLITELDLSADILPFNEIVVKEVIDEMHFLYKANMSDSNAIRNDDNMALLPSVQLRHIALTRNKRCLLTYVYNRMRRIRDLRWELGSILPPEINSNLLNAEAQWFQTYNKSLATYMRSLGEDYGFNITANMLPPKTPYVEVKCVTDFGRLELEDGQVILLKKNTYHLLPRAVCEPLIRQGILEHNST, from the exons atgtttggaAGAAAAGCATGTAAACTCATAACAGAACTAGATTTATCCGCTGATATTCTACCATTTAAT gaAATAGTAGTTAAAGAAGTTATTGACGAAATGCATTTTCTCTATAAAGCAAATATGTCTGATAg taATGCTATTCGGAACGATGACAATATGGCATTATTACCTTCTGTACAACTTCGACATATAGCATTGACCAGAAATAAAAGATGTCTGttgacatatgtatataataggATGAGAAGAATAAGAGACCTACGTTGGGAATTAGGAAGCATTTTGCCACCAGAAATAAATTCAAATCTATTAAACGCTGAAGCCCAATGGTTTCAGACGTACAACAAATCATTAGCTACATATATGAGATCATTAGGAGAAGATTATGGATTTAATATCACAGCAAATATGTTACCTCCAAAGACTCCTTATGTAGag GTAAAATGCGTGAcagattttggaagattggaactcGAGGACGGTcaagtaattttattaaagaaaaatacatATCATTTATTACCCAGAGCTGTATGTGAACCACTTATACGGCAAGGTATTCTTGAACATAACAGCACATAA